The following proteins are co-located in the Siansivirga zeaxanthinifaciens CC-SAMT-1 genome:
- a CDS encoding response regulator transcription factor translates to MQKNEKNIIIVDDHQLFAEGLKRIIEDIPNFTVIDTCNNLEELKLSINKKIPHLIMLDIQMKGFNGFEICELLQKKHPFIKIIMISMFDSNDIIEKCKKVNANGYIAKTTESCIVKDTIINVLNGVNSFVNPNPRNKNEPLVVTNREKEIIELIKKGFNSNEIAKKLAISKFTVDTHRKNILKKLNLSSTAELIGYAFKNFY, encoded by the coding sequence ATGCAGAAAAATGAAAAAAATATTATTATTGTTGATGACCATCAGTTATTTGCAGAGGGCTTAAAAAGAATTATTGAAGACATCCCCAATTTTACAGTAATCGACACCTGCAATAATTTGGAAGAATTAAAATTATCTATCAACAAAAAAATACCTCATTTGATTATGTTAGATATTCAAATGAAAGGATTTAATGGTTTTGAAATTTGCGAACTTCTTCAAAAAAAACACCCTTTTATTAAAATTATTATGATTTCTATGTTTGACTCTAATGATATAATTGAAAAATGCAAAAAGGTAAATGCTAATGGTTATATTGCTAAAACAACAGAATCTTGTATAGTAAAAGATACAATAATTAATGTTTTAAATGGGGTTAATAGTTTTGTAAATCCAAATCCAAGAAATAAAAACGAGCCATTAGTTGTTACAAACAGAGAGAAAGAAATTATTGAACTAATTAAAAAAGGATTTAATTCAAACGAAATTGCTAAAAAATTAGCAATTAGCAAATTTACTGTAGATACACATAGAAAAAATATTTTAAAAAAATTAAATTTAAGCAGCACTGCCGAACTAATTGGATATGCTTTTAAGAATTTTTATTAA
- a CDS encoding helix-turn-helix domain-containing protein: MKILPIRNEKDYQKALDRLEDIFDAKKGTEEGDELEILSILIDRYENENFPIGMPDPIEAIKFRMEQMGMNQKDLAEVVGFKSRVSEILNKKRKLTLDMIRKLNTNLHIPTEVLVQDY, translated from the coding sequence ATGAAAATATTACCGATTAGAAACGAAAAAGACTATCAAAAAGCACTCGACAGACTTGAGGACATTTTTGATGCAAAAAAAGGAACGGAAGAAGGTGATGAATTGGAAATTCTTTCAATCCTGATTGACCGTTATGAAAATGAGAATTTCCCAATCGGAATGCCTGACCCAATCGAGGCAATTAAATTCCGAATGGAACAAATGGGAATGAATCAAAAAGATTTAGCAGAAGTTGTTGGTTTTAAAAGCAGAGTAAGTGAAATCCTAAATAAAAAAAGAAAATTGACTTTGGATATGATAAGAAAACTTAACACTAATCTACATATTCCAACTGAAGTTTTAGTCCAAGATTATTAA
- a CDS encoding alpha/beta hydrolase family protein, whose product MYKRLKEIKVPTLMLGAKYDTMDPKYMEWMASQAQNGRSITTNGSHLSQFDDPETFFPAVIRFIKDVDDGEFN is encoded by the coding sequence GTGTACAAAAGACTAAAAGAAATTAAAGTGCCAACCTTAATGCTTGGTGCTAAATATGACACTATGGACCCGAAATATATGGAGTGGATGGCCTCTCAAGCACAAAATGGTCGCAGTATTACCACCAATGGAAGCCATCTGTCTCAATTTGATGACCCTGAAACTTTTTTCCCAGCGGTAATAAGATTTATTAAAGATGTAGATGATGGAGAATTCAATTAA
- a CDS encoding T9SS type A sorting domain-containing protein, whose translation MFDIDISSLQQGSHLLFIRAKNSADIWSINAMAAFTIENTLSIQDFSNQFTVFPNAFQDNINIQSTLEIESIQIYDLTGKVVLKQKFESNEINTKSLSSGTYFLVINSNSGKAVKKVIKK comes from the coding sequence ATGTTTGATATTGATATAAGCAGTTTGCAACAAGGAAGCCATTTGCTTTTTATAAGGGCAAAAAACAGTGCAGATATTTGGAGTATTAATGCCATGGCTGCTTTTACTATTGAGAACACCTTAAGTATCCAAGATTTTTCAAACCAGTTTACCGTTTTTCCAAATGCTTTTCAAGATAACATAAACATACAATCAACTTTAGAAATAGAAAGTATTCAAATTTATGACTTAACCGGAAAAGTTGTTTTGAAACAAAAATTTGAATCTAATGAAATTAACACCAAAAGTTTGTCAAGTGGCACTTATTTTTTGGTGATTAATTCGAATTCGGGAAAAGCTGTGAAAAAGGTTATTAAGAAATAA
- a CDS encoding dipeptidase: MRYLVILIFVLISCKNSTNNKSESNTFEDIHSKAIFVDSHNDILLQTMEKGYVIDDNLKGKTHSDLDRMKKGGLDVQFFSVWSNGNQINPYNFANIQIDSLDAVIKRNPKKIVKVSNTEELLSVVGQNKIAALIGLEGGHQIEDDLNKLDSIYNRGVRYLTLTWNNSTKWATSASDETKKDGALNSEEKKGLTQFGKEIINRMNKLGIIIDVSHVGEQTFWDVITNTKKPIIASHSSVYNICPHHRNLKDNQIKAIAKNDGVIQINFSSGFLDSTVGKKEDEFLEKHKSEIDSLKLSGVNQYLAEELMYPKYRQESEKLKAPFNLLIDHIEYIIKLVGIDYVGIGSDFDGMVLPPKQLNDVTKYPLITKALLEKGYSEKDIAKILGGNILRVLKANE, from the coding sequence ATGAGATATTTAGTAATACTAATTTTCGTTTTAATTTCCTGTAAAAACTCTACTAATAATAAATCTGAATCCAATACTTTTGAAGATATTCATAGTAAGGCAATTTTCGTTGATTCTCATAACGATATTCTGTTACAAACAATGGAAAAAGGTTATGTAATTGACGATAACTTAAAGGGGAAAACTCACAGCGATTTAGACCGAATGAAAAAAGGTGGATTAGATGTTCAATTTTTTTCTGTTTGGAGTAATGGTAATCAAATAAACCCTTACAATTTTGCTAATATACAAATAGACAGTTTAGATGCTGTAATTAAAAGGAATCCAAAAAAGATTGTCAAGGTTTCAAATACGGAAGAATTACTCTCAGTAGTTGGCCAAAACAAAATAGCAGCTTTAATTGGTTTGGAAGGAGGACATCAAATTGAAGATGATTTAAACAAATTAGATTCTATTTACAATCGTGGAGTACGATATTTAACTCTTACTTGGAATAATTCTACAAAATGGGCAACAAGTGCATCTGATGAAACAAAAAAAGATGGAGCGCTAAATTCAGAAGAAAAAAAAGGACTTACTCAATTTGGAAAAGAAATTATTAACAGGATGAACAAATTGGGAATTATTATAGACGTTTCTCACGTTGGAGAACAAACTTTTTGGGATGTCATTACTAATACAAAAAAACCGATTATTGCTTCTCATAGTTCTGTTTATAATATCTGTCCTCATCATCGAAATCTGAAAGATAACCAAATAAAAGCAATTGCAAAAAATGATGGAGTTATTCAGATTAATTTTAGTTCTGGATTTTTAGATTCAACAGTCGGAAAAAAAGAAGATGAATTTCTTGAAAAACATAAATCTGAAATTGATTCTCTTAAACTTTCGGGTGTTAACCAATATCTCGCAGAGGAATTAATGTATCCAAAATATCGTCAAGAGTCAGAAAAATTGAAGGCACCTTTTAATCTTTTAATTGACCATATTGAATATATCATTAAATTAGTTGGTATCGATTATGTTGGAATAGGTTCTGATTTTGACGGAATGGTTTTACCACCAAAACAATTAAACGATGTTACGAAATATCCTTTAATCACAAAAGCACTGTTAGAAAAAGGGTATAGCGAAAAAGATATAGCCAAAATTCTCGGCGGAAATATATTGAGAGTTTTAAAAGCCAATGAATAA
- a CDS encoding calponin homology domain-containing protein → MKNEILHNLEELLEQSLSCTKGATIVQIITDYINETNQNYLSIGINNYLDDDEPIELNKLKENKELKESFQKALKLNLDENKILSNFKSDLINAFSEIKLKVQSEQKGIKNQVIFLEYDFQPIASIYGYGKGNYPILKSPKYLEIYPTEEIYINIEKIDYSLAWKDLISFNNVLEKFEINDYIIESDIYQALNNSFKFKTYILLHKAFDELGIKILDGIDIEKPVMIYGNEHDCEPINIYAFE, encoded by the coding sequence ATGAAAAACGAGATTCTACATAATTTAGAGGAACTTTTAGAACAATCTCTTTCCTGCACAAAAGGAGCAACGATTGTACAAATTATTACGGATTATATTAATGAAACTAACCAGAATTATTTAAGTATTGGAATTAACAACTATTTAGATGATGATGAACCAATTGAATTAAATAAGCTTAAAGAAAATAAAGAATTAAAAGAGTCTTTTCAAAAAGCGCTTAAACTGAATTTGGATGAAAACAAAATACTCTCGAACTTTAAATCTGATTTGATAAATGCTTTTTCAGAAATAAAACTAAAAGTCCAATCTGAACAAAAAGGAATTAAAAATCAAGTTATCTTTTTGGAATATGACTTCCAACCTATCGCGTCAATATATGGTTACGGAAAAGGAAACTATCCAATATTAAAAAGCCCAAAATATTTAGAAATTTATCCTACTGAAGAAATCTACATAAATATTGAAAAAATTGATTATAGTTTAGCTTGGAAAGATTTAATTTCATTCAATAATGTTTTAGAAAAATTTGAAATAAATGATTACATTATTGAGTCTGACATTTATCAAGCACTCAACAATTCGTTTAAATTTAAGACTTATATATTATTACATAAAGCTTTCGACGAACTTGGAATTAAAATACTGGATGGAATTGATATTGAAAAACCAGTAATGATTTATGGAAATGAGCATGATTGCGAACCAATTAACATTTATGCATTTGAATAA
- a CDS encoding IS256 family transposase, which translates to MKKEDFLNDDFLKQFKTGDELTSFLKSIQKRGIEKMLEGELDAHLDYEKHQQSDNSNTRNGYGSKKIKTALGETNIKVPRDRDASFNPMLVPKRTNMVDGIENVIISLYAKGMSNSDIEEQIREVYDFDVSTSTISRITDKVTNDIVAWQNRPLEPVYLITWMDGIVFKVRENSKVINKTMYIAVGLRRDGKKEVLGLWLGKNESAAFWMSVLTDMKARGVQDLLITATDNLNGFTDTIKNVFPESKTQICVVHQIRNACRYVVWKDKKEFTKDMKSIYDAPTKSAAKAALEDFAQKWEHKYSYAIKSWRDNWEELTAFYEFPLEIRKIIYTTNLIENLNGKIRKYTKNKLSFPTDEAVMKSTFLALREATKKWSMPIRNWGIILNQFLTIFEKRVQL; encoded by the coding sequence ATGAAGAAAGAAGATTTTCTAAACGACGATTTTTTAAAACAGTTTAAAACAGGAGACGAACTGACCTCCTTTCTAAAATCCATTCAAAAGCGAGGTATTGAAAAGATGCTAGAAGGGGAACTTGATGCTCATTTAGACTATGAGAAGCATCAGCAATCCGATAATAGCAATACCCGTAACGGCTATGGGTCTAAAAAGATAAAAACAGCTTTAGGAGAGACTAATATTAAAGTTCCCAGAGACCGGGACGCTTCTTTTAACCCTATGCTGGTTCCTAAACGCACTAACATGGTTGATGGCATAGAAAACGTCATTATCAGCCTTTATGCCAAGGGTATGAGTAATTCTGATATTGAAGAGCAAATCCGAGAAGTTTACGATTTTGATGTATCCACATCTACCATATCACGTATCACAGATAAAGTTACCAATGATATTGTTGCTTGGCAAAACAGACCTCTGGAGCCCGTATATTTAATTACTTGGATGGATGGCATCGTATTTAAGGTTCGGGAGAACTCCAAAGTCATTAACAAAACCATGTACATCGCCGTAGGACTGCGTAGAGATGGTAAAAAGGAAGTCTTAGGGCTTTGGTTGGGGAAGAATGAATCGGCAGCCTTTTGGATGAGTGTACTAACCGATATGAAAGCCAGAGGCGTTCAGGATTTGCTTATCACGGCCACAGATAATCTTAACGGTTTTACCGACACCATTAAAAACGTTTTTCCTGAATCTAAAACCCAAATCTGCGTGGTACACCAGATTCGTAATGCTTGTCGGTATGTTGTTTGGAAAGACAAGAAAGAATTTACAAAGGACATGAAAAGCATCTACGATGCACCCACCAAAAGTGCAGCAAAAGCCGCCCTAGAAGACTTTGCTCAGAAATGGGAACACAAGTACTCTTACGCTATTAAAAGCTGGAGAGATAACTGGGAAGAACTTACCGCTTTCTATGAATTTCCTTTAGAAATTAGAAAAATCATTTACACTACGAACCTTATTGAAAACCTTAATGGAAAAATCAGAAAATACACTAAAAACAAGCTCTCATTCCCAACAGATGAAGCTGTTATGAAGTCCACTTTTTTAGCCCTTAGAGAGGCTACCAAAAAATGGTCGATGCCTATTAGGAACTGGGGCATTATTTTAAACCAGTTTTTAACTATATTTGAAAAAAGGGTTCAACTTTAA
- a CDS encoding SMI1/KNR4 family protein: MRIEIFTIIFIASLTVRFLHFQNKKKSDIIKKKMQERVEIAKRIKAINESSYNKLKISRLLITMLEEFQFHLDVQPTLTETELIEIEKQINLSLPLSYKLFLKYFGDGGTWIYANSIDSIRNRSWLSNYRKELDEKIELDNKKIKVDSLLCLMAEDSNGGAWCWLTTEDTKDGEWPLAYYSISDKKLHYKVQNFTEWIQILVNSKEEVIKELDLDYKLGLG; the protein is encoded by the coding sequence ATGAGAATTGAAATTTTTACCATTATTTTTATTGCTTCATTAACTGTCAGATTCTTACATTTTCAAAACAAAAAGAAATCTGATATTATAAAAAAGAAAATGCAGGAAAGGGTTGAAATAGCTAAAAGAATAAAAGCTATTAATGAATCCTCATATAATAAACTTAAAATATCTAGGCTACTTATTACAATGCTAGAAGAATTTCAATTCCACCTAGATGTCCAACCAACCCTAACAGAAACAGAATTAATTGAAATAGAAAAGCAAATAAACTTATCCTTACCTCTATCATATAAACTATTTTTAAAATATTTTGGAGATGGTGGAACTTGGATTTACGCAAATTCAATTGACAGTATTCGTAATAGGTCCTGGTTATCTAATTATAGAAAGGAATTAGATGAAAAAATAGAATTAGATAATAAAAAAATAAAAGTAGACTCATTATTATGTTTAATGGCTGAAGATTCAAATGGCGGAGCATGGTGTTGGTTAACTACGGAAGACACTAAAGATGGAGAATGGCCTTTAGCTTACTATAGTATAAGTGATAAAAAATTACATTATAAAGTTCAAAACTTCACTGAATGGATACAAATATTGGTAAATTCTAAAGAAGAAGTTATTAAAGAATTAGACTTAGATTATAAATTAGGATTAGGATAA
- a CDS encoding family 43 glycosylhydrolase produces the protein MIKIFKYSLIFYFIIGLSSISAQDLDKYPIKNIKNPLINVPGMADPHMLVVNDTCYVFTGHDVGYGISDWVMPDWRIFMSTDLQNWKHVGTISPKDNIMGEGNTNCWAGDIVSRNGKYYWYYSNRKLGTGVMVANRPEGPYIDALGGYLVDSFDPTIFVDEDGTPYIVYGEKGYKIARLKESMIELDEKPKDIIINKTVHFPNTDKNSLHKHNGIYYLSCSGYFATSKNLYGPYETKGVVAKGYGLETNYAHGDFFIWKGDWYHTWCRYQNRSKDRIRDSYIAPTYYDDNGAMYDDTRHINKKYESSGVN, from the coding sequence ATGATTAAAATTTTTAAGTACAGTTTAATTTTTTATTTTATTATTGGGTTATCCAGCATATCAGCTCAGGATTTAGATAAATATCCTATAAAGAATATAAAAAATCCATTGATTAATGTCCCTGGAATGGCAGACCCTCATATGTTAGTTGTTAATGACACTTGTTATGTGTTTACTGGACATGACGTAGGTTATGGAATTTCCGATTGGGTAATGCCTGATTGGAGAATATTTATGTCAACTGATTTACAAAACTGGAAACATGTTGGAACGATTAGCCCAAAGGATAATATAATGGGAGAAGGTAACACCAACTGCTGGGCAGGAGACATAGTATCACGAAATGGAAAATACTATTGGTATTATTCAAATAGAAAATTAGGCACAGGCGTAATGGTAGCAAACAGACCAGAAGGGCCATATATAGATGCATTAGGTGGCTACTTGGTTGATTCTTTTGACCCTACAATATTTGTCGATGAGGATGGAACACCATACATTGTATACGGTGAAAAGGGGTATAAAATTGCAAGGCTTAAAGAATCAATGATTGAACTAGATGAAAAACCTAAAGATATAATCATAAACAAAACCGTACACTTTCCAAATACAGATAAGAATTCATTACACAAACATAATGGAATCTATTATTTAAGCTGTTCAGGTTATTTTGCGACTTCAAAAAATTTGTATGGCCCTTATGAAACTAAAGGAGTTGTAGCAAAAGGATATGGGCTGGAAACAAACTATGCGCATGGAGACTTTTTTATATGGAAAGGAGATTGGTATCATACGTGGTGTAGATATCAAAACAGGTCAAAAGATAGAATCCGGGACAGTTACATAGCTCCAACCTATTATGATGACAATGGTGCGATGTATGACGATACAAGACATATTAATAAAAAATATGAATCATCTGGTGTTAACTAA
- a CDS encoding MFS transporter: MNRSNLILPSIVISQFCCTSLWFAGNAVMSNFMVNFNLEASDLGHLTSAVQFGFILGTLVFAILSIADRFSPSKVFLTCALLGSLFNIGLIWEGNSLTSILSLRFITGFFLAGIYPVGMKIAADHYEKGLGKSLGFLVGALVVGTAFPHLVKDITGDFPWKSVLVLTSILGAFGGLLMFIMVPDGPYRKPGNKLEILASFTVFRNHKFRSVAFGYFGHMWELYAFWAFVPMILETYSIKHPETAFNIPLLSFLIIGIGGLACVLGAYLSQTLGTKQIAFITLLLSCGCCLFSPLMFLIESESFFISFLLLWGMVVIADSPMFSTLVAQNASAEIRGAALTIVNCIGFSITIISIQLLNVLQAKMNPIYIYIILALGPILGLIALNKKRNST; this comes from the coding sequence ATGAACCGATCTAATTTAATACTTCCTTCAATTGTGATCTCTCAGTTTTGTTGTACATCACTTTGGTTTGCAGGAAATGCTGTAATGAGCAATTTTATGGTAAATTTCAACCTAGAAGCGAGTGATTTAGGACACTTAACATCGGCTGTACAGTTTGGTTTTATTTTAGGCACGCTTGTTTTCGCTATTTTAAGTATTGCCGACCGATTTTCGCCATCAAAAGTTTTTTTAACATGTGCATTATTAGGATCCCTATTTAATATAGGGCTAATCTGGGAAGGAAACAGTTTAACAAGCATCCTTTCACTTCGATTTATTACTGGCTTCTTTTTAGCAGGTATATACCCAGTTGGAATGAAAATAGCTGCAGACCATTATGAAAAAGGACTAGGCAAATCACTTGGATTCTTAGTTGGGGCATTGGTGGTTGGCACTGCTTTCCCTCATTTAGTGAAGGATATAACTGGAGATTTTCCTTGGAAATCTGTATTAGTTTTAACTTCAATTCTAGGAGCGTTTGGTGGCCTATTAATGTTTATCATGGTGCCAGACGGCCCTTATAGAAAACCTGGAAACAAATTAGAAATACTAGCCTCTTTTACTGTATTTCGAAATCATAAATTTCGTTCGGTTGCTTTTGGTTATTTTGGCCATATGTGGGAGCTGTATGCCTTTTGGGCATTTGTACCAATGATACTAGAAACATATAGTATAAAACATCCTGAAACGGCGTTTAATATTCCATTATTGTCATTCCTAATTATAGGAATTGGAGGATTAGCATGTGTACTCGGCGCATATCTCTCACAAACATTAGGAACTAAGCAAATAGCATTTATAACACTTCTCTTATCTTGTGGTTGCTGTCTTTTTTCTCCCTTAATGTTCTTGATAGAATCTGAAAGCTTTTTTATTAGTTTTCTTCTTTTATGGGGAATGGTTGTTATTGCAGACTCACCTATGTTTTCGACGCTTGTTGCTCAAAATGCCTCAGCAGAAATAAGAGGAGCTGCGCTTACCATTGTAAATTGCATTGGTTTCTCAATAACCATAATAAGTATCCAGCTTCTAAATGTTTTACAAGCTAAAATGAACCCTATATATATTTATATAATATTAGCCTTAGGTCCAATATTAGGCTTAATTGCGTTAAACAAAAAAAGAAATAGCACCTAA
- a CDS encoding sensor histidine kinase yields the protein MKNWLFFGLLIWCFLPIKSNAQSIDTLFVDGINRKSLGNFASYWVDSTKIASVYDCEKTFVNKKFQHWDEDKTLNLGKNPYPLWLQLTVKNNGANYNDYWWGIYTQADTITFYKKDKNDFIVVDKLINNTLRNNKKVRTRFPATKISLQPNQSETYFVKIENLRNTQNAVMDLTTPEDNLMWEKKFYWQIGFFIGGFLLISAISLILGFIAKENVFFTYAVYLLFVIFLSLREELLVTVITNKYLFDIANNLHSLPLAVITLALHFKIVNFILYQKKNKENNIFLQKTNNVFLIFGVIFSIIFYFFKEEMLFDSGIFSYLWDISIFVIFGILLITLLIIWQKFNKLTLKLLALIIGTLFLYYNPAGYFLNYAGILNYYTITYPNYFYWIVCFEFLLIGCFLAWRYQNTMKNNFSLLSEKKLKKERYYRKKIEIQQSERIEIAKDLHDDLGATISALKLIITNNYKEDKHLSTMITKASSDLKVFFNKLTLNNLDKPFKVALHEKIEAINSANTLKITFICLCENLEITNRFNQVIYKISNELIINIVKHSKAKEATLQIIKEENKIEILAEDDGIGFNIKKKYSGLGLESIKTRVKNLKGTIHISSNSKGSTFIIHLPIKSNYAEK from the coding sequence ATGAAAAATTGGCTGTTTTTTGGACTCTTGATATGGTGCTTTTTACCTATTAAAAGCAATGCACAAAGCATTGATACCTTGTTTGTAGATGGTATCAACAGAAAATCTCTTGGCAATTTTGCAAGTTACTGGGTAGATAGCACCAAAATAGCAAGTGTTTACGATTGTGAAAAAACATTTGTCAATAAAAAATTTCAACATTGGGATGAGGATAAAACCTTAAATCTTGGTAAAAACCCATATCCTTTATGGCTACAACTAACTGTAAAAAATAATGGAGCCAATTATAATGATTATTGGTGGGGAATTTATACCCAAGCAGATACCATCACTTTTTATAAAAAAGATAAAAACGATTTTATCGTGGTTGATAAACTCATCAACAATACTCTACGAAACAATAAAAAAGTTAGAACTCGTTTCCCTGCCACAAAAATTAGTTTACAACCCAACCAAAGTGAAACCTATTTTGTAAAAATTGAAAATTTAAGAAACACGCAAAATGCTGTAATGGATTTAACCACACCTGAAGACAACCTAATGTGGGAAAAAAAGTTTTACTGGCAAATTGGTTTTTTTATTGGTGGGTTTCTTTTAATTAGCGCAATAAGCTTAATATTGGGCTTTATTGCAAAAGAAAATGTTTTCTTTACTTATGCTGTTTATTTACTCTTTGTAATTTTTCTAAGCTTAAGAGAAGAGTTGTTAGTTACAGTAATTACTAATAAATATTTATTTGATATAGCTAATAATTTACACTCTTTACCTCTGGCGGTAATTACGCTAGCATTACATTTTAAGATTGTAAATTTTATTCTTTATCAAAAAAAGAATAAAGAAAATAATATTTTTTTACAAAAAACAAATAATGTCTTTTTAATATTCGGTGTAATTTTCTCCATAATTTTTTACTTTTTTAAAGAAGAAATGCTTTTTGATTCAGGTATATTCTCTTATTTATGGGACATTAGTATTTTCGTGATTTTCGGAATTCTACTAATAACTCTACTTATTATTTGGCAAAAATTCAACAAACTAACTCTAAAACTTTTAGCTCTAATTATAGGAACATTATTTTTATATTATAATCCTGCAGGATATTTTTTAAATTATGCTGGTATCCTTAATTATTACACCATCACCTATCCGAATTATTTTTACTGGATTGTTTGTTTTGAATTTTTATTAATTGGCTGTTTTTTAGCTTGGAGATATCAAAATACGATGAAGAATAATTTTTCTTTATTGTCAGAAAAAAAATTGAAAAAAGAACGTTATTACAGAAAAAAAATTGAAATCCAACAAAGTGAAAGAATTGAGATTGCTAAAGATTTACATGATGATTTAGGTGCAACAATAAGTGCTTTAAAATTAATTATAACAAATAATTACAAAGAAGACAAACACCTATCTACCATGATTACCAAAGCAAGTTCTGACTTAAAAGTTTTCTTTAATAAACTTACTTTAAATAATTTAGACAAACCTTTTAAAGTTGCTTTACATGAAAAAATTGAAGCAATAAATAGCGCTAATACGCTTAAAATTACATTTATCTGTTTGTGCGAAAATTTAGAAATTACAAATCGATTCAATCAAGTTATCTATAAAATAAGTAATGAATTAATTATAAATATTGTAAAACACTCTAAAGCAAAAGAGGCAACATTACAAATCATTAAAGAAGAAAATAAAATTGAAATTTTAGCAGAAGATGATGGTATAGGTTTTAATATCAAAAAGAAATATAGTGGTTTAGGACTAGAAAGCATAAAGACACGAGTTAAAAACTTAAAGGGTACTATTCACATTTCTAGCAATAGTAAAGGAAGTACGTTTATCATTCATTTACCCATAAAATCTAATTATGCAGAAAAATGA
- a CDS encoding right-handed parallel beta-helix repeat-containing protein, with protein sequence MKTKFTLKNLFFTLAFVCFYTINAQIYVDNNTGANAAFSDLQAAIDAASPNDVIYLQPSPNIYGSTLITINKPLTIVGRSHSLENYVATTNSILINEQGSGTTLKGINVGVFNANITIKGKESTGAGVPPVIVENIAIINCKFQTATIESLPYETATVGANNVIIQGCVFNRIWNSYAANLTISNNVILGSSSTFTLPTSAIITNNMFIGQAPNISKQPNATGIFTIQNSIFIKNDSSPNTLNMSNAKLENCLTYNYGPGTYDIDSNTQKMNSLENINPMFTNFTPDANIEFKLDADYTLQTGSPAIGAGINGEDLGVFGGGFNFSNVGIPAGYPTVNIISSTASLPQNGSLKVALTAKAQ encoded by the coding sequence ATGAAAACAAAATTTACTTTAAAAAATCTATTTTTTACACTTGCATTTGTTTGTTTTTACACAATAAACGCGCAAATTTATGTTGACAACAACACAGGTGCCAATGCAGCTTTTAGTGATTTACAAGCAGCAATAGATGCAGCCTCACCTAATGATGTGATTTATTTACAGCCTTCGCCTAATATTTATGGTTCAACATTAATTACAATTAATAAGCCATTAACGATTGTTGGTAGATCTCATTCTTTAGAAAATTATGTTGCAACAACTAATAGTATTCTAATTAATGAACAGGGTTCAGGAACAACTTTAAAAGGAATTAATGTAGGTGTATTTAACGCTAATATTACCATTAAAGGAAAAGAAAGTACAGGTGCAGGTGTGCCACCTGTTATTGTTGAAAATATTGCCATAATAAATTGCAAATTCCAGACTGCAACCATTGAATCTCTGCCATATGAAACTGCTACAGTTGGTGCAAATAATGTAATTATTCAAGGATGTGTTTTTAACAGAATTTGGAATAGTTATGCAGCTAATTTAACTATATCTAATAATGTAATTCTAGGTTCTAGTAGTACTTTTACATTGCCTACTTCTGCAATTATTACAAATAATATGTTTATTGGTCAAGCTCCAAATATTTCAAAACAGCCAAATGCAACTGGAATATTTACAATTCAGAATTCTATTTTCATTAAAAATGACTCTTCACCAAATACTTTGAATATGTCAAATGCTAAATTAGAAAATTGTTTAACCTATAATTATGGGCCAGGAACTTATGATATTGATTCAAATACACAAAAAATGAATAGTTTGGAAAATATTAACCCTATGTTCACCAATTTTACTCCAGATGCAAATATTGAATTTAAGTTAGATGCAGATTATACTCTACAAACAGGCTCACCAGCTATTGGTGCAGGTATCAATGGTGAGGATTTAGGTGTTTTTGGTGGTGGTTTTAACTTTAGCAATGTAGGTATTCCTGCCGGCTACCCAACAGTAAATATTATTTCAAGCACTGCAAGTTTGCCACAAAATGGTAGCTTAAAAGTTGCATTAACTGCTAAAGCACAATAA